A region of Nitrospirota bacterium DNA encodes the following proteins:
- a CDS encoding HD domain-containing protein: MEKPDYQQDLTATIQELSIAYEELSLLYRVSGIFSSLSIDDICNRMIDEAIDTIGVSTAAILFHDEKDDLLFTKTFKGAWDTDRTFPRDQAVIWKSIESKKPSAFCRVADSEYRDYIPGIRSIMVCPILGKAKTVGAIVVADKEGDQEFFSHDTKLLMAITSQAGLAIENAFLYTELEVLLVGAIKSLVKALEATSYWTAGHTERVTEYAISIGRLLDLDGDTLEKLKICSLLHDIGKIATPREILNKSGELSESEWIEMKKHPGVGAEILGEMKQFKDVILGIKYHHEHWDGRKSIFGLKNEEIPLLARILSVADTFDALTSDRPYRPKRSREEAAKEIQRCAGSQFDPEIVKAFLGWACPSTQQRQVL; the protein is encoded by the coding sequence TTGGAAAAGCCTGACTACCAGCAGGATCTGACGGCGACGATACAGGAGCTCAGCATTGCCTACGAGGAGCTCTCGCTCCTTTATCGGGTGTCCGGGATCTTTTCGTCCCTCAGTATCGATGACATCTGCAATCGCATGATCGATGAGGCCATCGATACCATTGGTGTGAGTACTGCGGCAATTCTCTTTCATGATGAAAAGGACGACCTTCTTTTTACCAAGACCTTCAAGGGCGCATGGGACACTGACAGGACATTTCCGAGAGACCAGGCGGTCATATGGAAGTCGATAGAATCGAAAAAGCCTTCAGCCTTCTGCAGGGTGGCAGATTCGGAATACCGCGACTATATTCCCGGCATCAGGTCGATCATGGTCTGTCCCATTCTGGGCAAGGCCAAGACCGTCGGTGCTATTGTTGTTGCTGATAAGGAGGGTGATCAGGAGTTCTTTTCTCATGACACCAAGCTCCTGATGGCAATCACGTCCCAGGCAGGCCTTGCCATTGAAAATGCTTTTCTCTATACGGAATTGGAGGTTTTGCTTGTCGGTGCGATCAAATCGCTGGTAAAGGCCCTTGAAGCAACCTCATACTGGACCGCCGGTCATACGGAGCGCGTCACTGAATACGCAATTTCCATCGGCAGATTGCTTGATCTTGACGGCGATACGCTCGAAAAGTTGAAGATCTGCTCGCTCCTTCATGACATCGGCAAGATAGCCACGCCAAGAGAGATATTAAACAAGAGCGGGGAGTTAAGCGAAAGCGAATGGATAGAGATGAAGAAACATCCCGGCGTGGGTGCTGAAATATTAGGTGAAATGAAACAGTTCAAGGATGTTATCCTCGGCATAAAATATCATCACGAGCACTGGGACGGCAGAAAGAGCATCTTCGGCCTCAAGAATGAAGAGATACCGCTGCTGGCAAGGATCCTGTCTGTCGCAGACACCTTTGATGCGCTCACCTCTGACAGGCCTTACCGGCCGAAGCGGTCAAGGGAGGAAGCGGCAAAGGAGATACAGAGATGCGCCGGTTCCCAGTTTGACCCTGAGATCGTAAAGGCATTTCTCGGGTGGGCCTGTCCATCTACCCAACAACGTCAAGTTCTCTGA
- a CDS encoding response regulator, whose product MSKVIVIDDEPFILMMIEDKLKKAKIDVMTLRESRNALAVIKNEKPELIILDWMMPELSGIDLCRMIKADPELKAIPIFMLTAKGQDSDEQQGIQCGVSRYITKPFSPRSLLEMVQEIVGKA is encoded by the coding sequence GTGAGCAAGGTTATTGTGATCGATGACGAGCCCTTTATTCTGATGATGATAGAGGACAAGCTCAAGAAGGCGAAGATCGATGTCATGACACTGCGCGAGAGCAGAAATGCCCTTGCAGTGATCAAGAATGAGAAGCCTGAACTCATTATCCTCGACTGGATGATGCCCGAACTGAGCGGCATAGATCTTTGCAGGATGATCAAGGCAGATCCTGAACTGAAGGCCATACCCATTTTTATGCTGACGGCGAAGGGACAGGATTCTGATGAGCAGCAGGGTATCCAGTGCGGCGTGAGCCGGTACATTACCAAGCCGTTCAGTCCGCGGTCGCTTCTTGAGATGGTGCAGGAGATCGTTGGAAAAGCCTGA
- a CDS encoding putative sulfate exporter family transporter, giving the protein MNLKNYMPGAFLLTGIALLSIYLASLHASFDALVISIIIGMVIGNMAGVRRSSARGMDIGTQVLLPVGIALYGMQLSISALQPGLVLSIFLVFSALFGGTMLLSRVFSLGSNLTLLLASGLSICGASAIAIISPLIGAKREETSISILSVMMLGLFGMIFYPLVYDFSPLSREEFNFFAGTTLPMVGQVKVAAGSVAPESLESALQIKLVRIAFLFFVLPLVVFRAGVSGAKVKIPWFAAVFLVLAVLVNTVPLLRQLQDISRTVSTFCFAAGLGAIGFSVDFDAIVQEGMTPLVVILSVWAVVLIAIYLLKAVV; this is encoded by the coding sequence ATGAACTTAAAAAATTACATGCCGGGAGCTTTTCTTCTGACCGGTATCGCCTTGTTGTCCATCTATCTGGCCTCGCTGCATGCATCTTTTGATGCGCTTGTTATTTCGATCATTATCGGCATGGTGATCGGAAACATGGCCGGCGTGCGGAGATCGTCGGCGCGCGGCATGGATATCGGGACGCAGGTGCTTCTGCCTGTCGGGATCGCTCTTTATGGCATGCAGCTTTCAATAAGCGCTCTTCAGCCCGGTCTTGTTCTCAGTATCTTCCTGGTCTTTTCAGCGCTTTTTGGCGGAACGATGCTGCTTTCGCGCGTTTTTTCCCTGGGAAGCAATCTTACTCTGCTCCTTGCCTCCGGACTCTCGATCTGCGGGGCCTCGGCCATTGCGATCATCTCGCCGCTTATAGGGGCAAAGCGGGAGGAGACGTCCATCTCGATACTTTCTGTAATGATGCTCGGCCTCTTCGGCATGATCTTCTATCCTCTTGTCTATGACTTTTCCCCCCTGAGCAGGGAAGAGTTCAATTTCTTTGCCGGCACAACGCTCCCCATGGTAGGTCAGGTAAAGGTTGCTGCAGGCAGTGTCGCTCCTGAAAGTCTCGAAAGCGCGCTTCAGATCAAGCTGGTCCGCATCGCATTTCTCTTCTTTGTTCTGCCCCTGGTAGTATTCAGGGCAGGGGTATCAGGGGCCAAGGTCAAGATCCCCTGGTTTGCGGCTGTTTTTCTTGTCCTTGCCGTCCTGGTAAATACGGTTCCCCTCCTGCGGCAATTGCAGGATATCAGCCGTACGGTCAGCACCTTCTGTTTTGCCGCCGGGCTTGGCGCTATCGGTTTCTCTGTTGACTTTGACGCTATAGTGCAGGAAGGCATGACCCCCCTGGTCGTCATTCTTTCTGTTTGGGCTGTTGTTCTCATTGCCATTTATCTCCTGAAGGCAGTGGTCTGA
- a CDS encoding DivIVA domain-containing protein, which translates to MRISPLEIQQKQFKMKFRGFDVEEVFGFLEIVREEMEDLLRENSNLKENIQRAESQIREYRDMEITLKETLMTAQQMVEDYKTNARKEAELLVKEAEAKADIMIKEAHEKVIKIHEDITDMKGIRRHFREELKRLVEGHLRMLETDERWETSDREVMPE; encoded by the coding sequence ATGAGAATCTCGCCGCTGGAAATCCAGCAGAAGCAGTTCAAAATGAAGTTCAGGGGATTCGATGTCGAGGAGGTGTTCGGTTTTCTTGAGATCGTCCGTGAAGAGATGGAGGACCTGCTCAGAGAGAACTCGAATCTCAAAGAGAATATCCAGAGGGCGGAGAGTCAGATCAGGGAATACCGCGACATGGAGATAACGCTCAAGGAGACGCTCATGACCGCCCAGCAGATGGTCGAAGACTACAAGACGAATGCGCGGAAAGAGGCAGAGCTCCTGGTGAAGGAAGCAGAGGCCAAGGCTGATATCATGATCAAGGAAGCGCATGAGAAGGTCATAAAGATCCACGAGGACATAACGGACATGAAGGGTATTCGCCGCCATTTCCGGGAAGAGCTGAAGAGGCTGGTCGAAGGGCATCTGAGGATGCTTGAAACCGATGAGCGCTGGGAGACCAGCGACAGGGAAGTAATGCCCGAGTGA
- a CDS encoding LysE family transporter, producing MNLAVIAVSSFMIALSGALVPGPLFTITVSESVRRGASTGPLLILGHAILEILIIVLILAGLSPFLKHETTRYVISLAGGGMLVFMGIMILKDLRSVRLDLSAESGIKEMNLVLTGIVASLANPYWVIWWATIGLGYLVSSMKYGIAGVVVFFLGHIAADLVWYSLISYAAAKGRKIMGEKAYKIVLAACAVFLIFFGAWFIRAA from the coding sequence ATGAATCTTGCCGTCATAGCGGTTTCTTCATTCATGATCGCATTGTCAGGAGCTCTGGTGCCGGGACCGCTCTTTACGATCACGGTAAGTGAGTCAGTCCGGCGGGGCGCATCCACCGGTCCTCTCCTGATCCTTGGCCATGCAATCCTTGAGATTCTGATCATTGTGCTGATCCTGGCAGGCCTCTCGCCCTTTTTGAAACACGAAACAACGAGATATGTGATCAGTCTGGCCGGCGGCGGTATGCTGGTGTTTATGGGTATCATGATTCTGAAGGACCTGCGCAGCGTCAGGCTTGATCTGTCGGCAGAGAGCGGCATAAAAGAGATGAACCTTGTTCTGACCGGCATTGTCGCAAGCCTTGCGAATCCGTACTGGGTCATCTGGTGGGCCACGATCGGTCTCGGTTATCTGGTGAGTTCCATGAAATACGGCATAGCCGGTGTTGTTGTGTTCTTCCTCGGCCATATCGCTGCAGACCTTGTCTGGTACAGCCTTATCTCCTATGCTGCTGCAAAAGGGAGAAAGATCATGGGGGAAAAGGCATATAAGATCGTGTTGGCGGCCTGCGCAGTTTTTCTCATCTTTTTCGGCGCCTGGTTCATCAGGGCTGCATGA
- a CDS encoding YggS family pyridoxal phosphate-dependent enzyme, with protein sequence MNSGSVLENIQKVCSIISRGAVKADRSPEEVRLIVVTKTVGAGAIREAVDSGMRLFGENRIQEAKKKIMSDEIRALPQKLEWHLIGHLQKNKAKDAVQLFEVIHSVDTIELAEELDRQAERFGKTQRVLVQVKLSDEETKSGVSEEGLHELLERIMQLTHLRLEGLMTIPPYRENVSDVVPYFRRLRELRDEAEKDGFRLPELSMGMSHDYEAAIEQGATMVRIGTAIFGERC encoded by the coding sequence ATGAACAGCGGTTCTGTTTTGGAAAATATACAGAAAGTATGCAGCATTATCTCCCGGGGAGCTGTGAAGGCTGACCGCAGCCCTGAGGAGGTACGGCTCATTGTGGTTACCAAGACGGTCGGCGCAGGAGCTATTCGGGAAGCTGTTGACAGCGGCATGCGGCTCTTTGGGGAAAACAGGATTCAGGAGGCCAAAAAGAAGATCATGAGCGATGAGATCCGGGCTCTCCCCCAGAAGCTCGAATGGCATCTGATCGGCCACCTTCAGAAGAACAAGGCAAAGGACGCGGTGCAGCTCTTTGAGGTCATCCATTCTGTCGATACGATCGAACTGGCAGAAGAACTGGACAGACAGGCGGAAAGGTTTGGCAAGACGCAAAGGGTCCTGGTCCAGGTAAAGCTCTCCGACGAAGAAACAAAAAGCGGCGTATCAGAAGAGGGCCTGCATGAACTGCTGGAAAGAATTATGCAGCTGACGCATCTGCGGCTTGAGGGGCTGATGACCATTCCCCCCTATCGGGAGAATGTCAGTGATGTTGTGCCATACTTCAGACGGCTGAGGGAGCTGCGGGATGAGGCAGAGAAGGACGGGTTCAGACTTCCTGAGCTTTCGATGGGCATGTCCCATGATTATGAGGCAGCCATAGAGCAGGGCGCTACTATGGTCAGAATAGGAACAGCAATTTTTGGAGAGAGGTGTTGA
- a CDS encoding histidine--tRNA ligase — protein MQYKTLKGMQDILPPDSFIWQKVEQTARQIFSTYGFQEIRTPIMESTTVFSRSIGESTDIVEKEMYTFTDKGDRSVTLRPEGTASVVRSYVENHLDKLAAPQKFYYLGPMFRYERPQSGRFRQFYQIGVEAFADPGPGMDAEIIAMLGRLLTGIGLEGVSFQVNSIGCEQCRPGYRDALLGFFADKKEHLCDDCKRRYDKNPLRILDCKAGTCREQRQGAPKITAHLCEGCRSHFEKLQGFLTLLQVPYSLNADMVRGLDYYTRTTFEVTSQSLGAQNAVAAGGRYDRLVKEFGGPETPAVGFALGMERVIELLKKTELQKPPSPAVFFAALGDAAGSACLVLAEQLRRQGLWVEVGDAASSLKSQMRRADRMAVRHVFIMGDDELRSGMVKWKNLAEPGQGELRISDMESFLAGQP, from the coding sequence CTGCAGTACAAGACCCTGAAGGGCATGCAGGATATCCTGCCGCCTGACAGTTTTATTTGGCAGAAGGTCGAGCAGACTGCCCGGCAGATCTTTTCGACCTATGGTTTTCAGGAGATCAGAACACCGATCATGGAATCCACGACGGTCTTTTCGCGCTCCATCGGCGAGAGCACGGATATTGTCGAAAAGGAGATGTACACCTTCACGGATAAGGGAGACCGGAGCGTTACCCTGCGGCCTGAAGGCACGGCATCTGTTGTGCGCAGCTATGTGGAAAATCATCTCGATAAACTTGCGGCGCCGCAGAAATTCTATTACCTTGGCCCCATGTTCCGGTATGAACGGCCCCAGTCCGGGAGATTCAGGCAGTTCTATCAGATCGGTGTTGAAGCCTTTGCAGATCCCGGCCCGGGCATGGATGCAGAGATCATTGCGATGCTGGGACGTCTGCTCACCGGCATAGGGCTTGAAGGTGTCTCATTTCAGGTCAATTCCATAGGCTGTGAGCAGTGCAGGCCAGGTTATCGTGATGCCCTCCTGGGCTTCTTTGCTGATAAAAAAGAGCACCTGTGTGATGACTGCAAAAGAAGATATGACAAAAACCCTCTGAGGATCCTTGATTGCAAGGCAGGCACCTGCCGGGAGCAGAGGCAGGGCGCTCCGAAGATAACCGCCCATCTTTGTGAAGGATGCCGCTCTCACTTTGAAAAACTCCAGGGATTCCTGACACTCCTTCAGGTGCCCTACTCCCTTAATGCTGATATGGTGCGGGGACTTGATTACTACACCAGAACCACTTTTGAGGTAACGAGTCAGAGCCTTGGAGCGCAGAATGCGGTGGCAGCCGGCGGCAGATATGACCGGCTGGTAAAGGAGTTCGGCGGGCCTGAGACGCCTGCTGTCGGTTTTGCCCTGGGCATGGAGAGGGTGATCGAGCTGTTGAAGAAGACCGAACTTCAGAAACCTCCGTCTCCTGCTGTTTTTTTTGCTGCACTCGGCGATGCAGCAGGCAGCGCCTGTCTTGTTCTTGCTGAACAGTTGAGAAGACAGGGCCTCTGGGTTGAAGTCGGTGATGCCGCAAGCTCGCTGAAGAGCCAGATGCGCAGGGCTGACAGAATGGCAGTGCGCCATGTCTTTATCATGGGAGACGATGAACTGCGTTCCGGAATGGTGAAGTGGAAGAACCTTGCAGAGCCAGGCCAGGGAGAACTGAGGATTTCCGACATGGAATCGTTTCTTGCCGGACAGCCCTGA
- a CDS encoding pyrroline-5-carboxylate reductase: protein MIGFIGGGNMAEALIKGMTAEGMKDIVVSEPRLERRQELEKTYGVKTLQSGREVASFCDIIILAVKPQNMEVVLDEIADVIDDTKTVVSIAAGITLSYLQSRLKTGKIIRVMPNTPALIQEGMSVYSLCECFTGSEINIVKSILMSVGRVIALPERLMDAVTAVSGSGPAFIALFIEAMIEAGEKLGLNRNDAAELAVQTALGTAKLLDTGMSPEKLRQMVTSPGGTTAAGLKVFEEKGLKPMVLDALSAAKSRAEELGKKA from the coding sequence ATGATCGGATTTATCGGCGGCGGAAATATGGCAGAGGCCCTGATCAAGGGTATGACAGCAGAAGGCATGAAGGATATCGTTGTCTCGGAGCCCCGGCTGGAGCGGCGGCAGGAGCTTGAAAAAACGTATGGGGTGAAGACGCTGCAGTCGGGTAGGGAGGTCGCTTCTTTCTGCGATATCATCATACTGGCAGTGAAACCGCAGAACATGGAAGTCGTTCTTGATGAGATAGCAGATGTTATCGATGATACGAAAACGGTTGTTTCGATCGCCGCAGGCATCACGCTTTCTTATCTGCAGTCCAGGCTGAAGACGGGTAAGATCATCAGGGTAATGCCGAACACGCCTGCCCTTATTCAGGAGGGCATGTCCGTGTACTCGCTCTGCGAATGCTTTACCGGCAGCGAGATCAATATCGTCAAGAGCATCCTGATGTCCGTCGGCAGGGTGATCGCGCTTCCTGAACGGCTTATGGATGCAGTGACTGCGGTCTCGGGCAGCGGCCCTGCCTTTATTGCGCTGTTCATTGAGGCGATGATCGAGGCCGGCGAGAAGCTCGGACTGAACAGAAATGATGCAGCAGAACTGGCTGTCCAGACCGCTCTTGGTACAGCAAAGCTGCTTGATACCGGCATGTCGCCGGAAAAACTCAGACAGATGGTCACCTCGCCGGGCGGCACCACCGCCGCCGGCCTGAAGGTTTTTGAGGAAAAAGGATTGAAACCTATGGTTCTGGATGCGCTGTCTGCCGCAAAAAGCAGGGCAGAGGAGTTGGGGAAGAAAGCCTGA
- a CDS encoding YggT family protein, which translates to MLIVGNLLMAVGRIADMLLEIYKWIVIIAALISWVSPDPYNPVVRFLRNVTEPVFRPIRRLFGNKLGPIDISPIVVILGILFIQMVLIRSLVEIGIKIKGGVVI; encoded by the coding sequence ATGCTTATTGTCGGGAACCTGTTAATGGCGGTCGGAAGAATAGCAGACATGCTGCTGGAGATCTATAAATGGATCGTGATCATTGCTGCACTGATAAGCTGGGTCAGTCCTGACCCGTACAACCCGGTTGTCCGTTTTCTCAGAAATGTTACAGAACCGGTCTTCAGGCCTATTCGGCGGCTTTTTGGCAATAAACTTGGTCCTATAGATATTTCTCCGATTGTAGTAATACTCGGCATTCTGTTCATCCAGATGGTGCTCATACGTTCACTTGTTGAGATCGGCATTAAAATCAAAGGGGGAGTCGTCATATGA
- a CDS encoding PAS domain S-box protein has product MFKTKILYRFVSVLLIFALMIVIPFSLSVVKQVQKMIEKEESLEPVKSEEYSLMHKEFTAKLVEQMLPFVFYILVLSFIMAIFFLRKMLISLKNLQEGSHALQEGRLATRLPVISDDELGDVTRTFNAMAESLGAKTEELGKKDMYISAMLDPLWVVDTEDRITDINPAFTRLFGYSREEMIGYPVYDFVDDRNIAILRKQVEEKRDKGESSIYEISILSRSGVQIPVLISGSPIFDGDRIVGKIGILKDFREQSSLRSELQQSLDYFETIMNSIPDEIVVIDRDYRIITANRVSLMHAERDLTGEFCHHALHGSSVPCWSDGFECPTQIVFATGKTHRTVHQHVEPDGRKKYHEITASPVTDPSGKVLHVIELLSDITDKMKSEEQIVQKNKELISLNSISSILNRSLKPDEIFSKVLDKMIEMLGMDGGGIFFLDETAKEMTCQYHKGISEDYVKMLGRIRLGDDIPGKVAVTGQILTTSDISKDERIERSVMKHSGMRGYCCFPVRGKERIIGVFCLFSFNAHLFTVEEENILSSIGEMTGMALENIRLYDRMRSLFEQQRNRWADEHQQLLHISANLGAAVDIGDSMMQVLDFIKKVFRADFVWMLSHDQASNLLLRFATESTGREGTAIYPADVSSLEKYALSKRHPIMVNDIRSEEKFYISRDVSAYHSALAVPMFIGEKPVGVCTLYYSLYREFREEDLRFMEIITNMISVAVERSEFYARAGKAKELADTILQSVQEGIITVDLGGRIIAVNQAFERMTGIRPERAINLPVCEVFRFSDENISFRLQLGESVEEAKQGRSMARPAVVTTLYGSRVPVTITSSPILDKNSAVTGIVNLVRDVSREKELDKMKTELIRSVSHEFRTPLSAIVGMTEMLLHGDVEGDKVNKYLSTIRNEGIRLTNMVAELLSIARIESGKETLKFSSLDLGELMKGIAETLGPLLANKKAVLNYDLGDIRSIVADEGKLKQLLINFIDNSLTFSDEGCIIEVSARRKDAMLEITIADNGWGIPDEDIPHLTERFYRGRHGDRVKGTGLGLALCHEILSMLNGSMNIASRLGEGTKITMSIPYREVV; this is encoded by the coding sequence ATGTTCAAGACGAAGATCCTCTATCGTTTCGTTTCCGTGCTTCTGATCTTTGCACTGATGATCGTCATCCCTTTCTCCCTGTCTGTGGTCAAACAGGTGCAGAAGATGATCGAAAAGGAAGAGTCTCTTGAACCGGTCAAGTCCGAGGAATACAGTCTTATGCATAAAGAATTTACCGCTAAACTGGTCGAGCAGATGCTACCCTTTGTTTTTTATATTCTCGTTCTCTCTTTTATCATGGCCATTTTTTTCCTCAGGAAGATGCTGATCTCGCTCAAAAATCTGCAGGAAGGGTCGCATGCGCTGCAGGAAGGCAGGCTTGCTACGAGGCTCCCGGTCATTTCCGATGACGAACTGGGCGATGTGACGCGCACCTTCAACGCCATGGCAGAATCGCTCGGGGCCAAGACAGAGGAGTTAGGCAAGAAAGATATGTATATCAGCGCCATGCTCGACCCTCTTTGGGTCGTTGATACGGAAGACCGCATAACAGACATCAACCCTGCTTTTACACGGCTCTTCGGATACTCGCGCGAAGAAATGATCGGTTACCCGGTTTATGATTTTGTTGACGACAGGAATATTGCAATCCTCAGAAAACAGGTCGAAGAGAAGCGGGACAAGGGAGAATCCTCCATCTATGAGATCAGTATCCTTTCGAGAAGCGGTGTCCAGATACCGGTGCTCATAAGCGGTTCGCCTATTTTTGACGGTGACAGGATTGTGGGCAAGATCGGCATTCTGAAGGATTTCAGAGAACAGAGCAGCCTGCGCAGTGAACTTCAGCAGTCTCTCGATTATTTCGAGACGATCATGAACAGCATTCCGGACGAGATCGTCGTGATCGACAGGGATTACCGCATTATAACGGCAAACAGGGTTTCCCTGATGCACGCTGAGCGTGATCTTACCGGAGAGTTCTGCCATCATGCCCTGCACGGGTCATCGGTGCCCTGCTGGTCCGATGGTTTCGAATGTCCGACCCAGATCGTATTTGCCACAGGCAAGACGCACCGGACCGTTCACCAGCATGTTGAGCCTGACGGCAGGAAGAAATACCACGAGATCACTGCAAGCCCGGTCACTGATCCTTCAGGCAAGGTGCTTCATGTCATAGAACTGCTCAGCGATATTACGGACAAGATGAAGAGCGAAGAACAGATCGTCCAGAAGAACAAGGAATTGATCTCGCTCAACAGCATTTCGAGCATTCTCAACCGGTCGCTCAAACCTGATGAGATATTCAGCAAGGTCCTGGACAAGATGATCGAGATGCTCGGCATGGATGGCGGCGGCATCTTCTTTCTTGATGAAACGGCCAAAGAGATGACCTGCCAATATCATAAAGGCATATCAGAGGACTATGTGAAGATGCTCGGCAGAATACGGCTCGGCGACGACATACCGGGCAAGGTTGCGGTTACCGGACAGATCCTTACCACGTCGGACATCTCAAAGGATGAGAGAATAGAGCGTTCGGTCATGAAACATTCCGGCATGCGGGGGTACTGCTGCTTCCCGGTCAGGGGCAAGGAGAGGATCATCGGTGTCTTCTGTCTTTTCAGTTTTAACGCGCATCTATTTACTGTCGAAGAGGAGAATATTCTTTCATCCATAGGTGAAATGACCGGTATGGCGCTTGAGAACATCAGGCTCTATGACCGGATGCGTTCCCTGTTTGAGCAGCAGAGAAACAGATGGGCTGACGAGCATCAGCAGCTTCTGCATATATCGGCCAATCTCGGGGCTGCAGTTGATATCGGGGACAGCATGATGCAGGTGCTTGACTTCATAAAGAAGGTCTTCCGTGCGGATTTTGTCTGGATGCTGTCTCATGACCAGGCATCCAACCTGTTACTGAGATTTGCCACTGAATCAACAGGCAGGGAAGGGACGGCCATATACCCTGCCGATGTGAGCTCTCTCGAAAAATACGCGCTCAGCAAGCGACACCCCATCATGGTAAACGATATCCGGTCAGAGGAGAAGTTCTATATCTCACGGGATGTCTCTGCATACCATTCGGCATTGGCTGTGCCGATGTTCATAGGAGAAAAGCCTGTCGGCGTCTGCACGTTGTACTACTCGCTGTATAGGGAATTCAGAGAGGAGGACCTTCGCTTCATGGAGATCATTACCAATATGATCTCCGTTGCCGTAGAACGTTCAGAGTTCTATGCCCGTGCCGGTAAGGCAAAGGAGCTCGCCGATACGATCCTGCAGAGTGTGCAGGAGGGCATCATAACCGTTGACCTCGGCGGCCGCATCATAGCTGTTAATCAGGCCTTTGAGCGGATGACCGGTATTCGGCCGGAGCGGGCGATCAACCTGCCGGTCTGCGAGGTTTTCCGGTTCAGTGACGAGAATATTTCCTTCCGTCTGCAGCTCGGCGAAAGTGTGGAAGAGGCAAAGCAGGGCAGATCGATGGCTCGGCCTGCTGTTGTGACGACTCTCTATGGCAGCAGGGTGCCGGTCACGATCACGAGCTCGCCTATCCTGGATAAGAACAGTGCGGTCACCGGGATTGTGAACCTGGTGCGTGATGTCAGCAGGGAAAAGGAACTGGACAAGATGAAGACAGAGCTGATACGGTCTGTTTCCCATGAATTCAGGACACCTCTTTCCGCAATTGTGGGAATGACCGAGATGCTGCTCCACGGGGATGTGGAGGGCGATAAGGTGAATAAATACCTCAGCACCATACGGAATGAGGGGATCCGGCTCACCAATATGGTTGCGGAGCTCCTGAGCATTGCCCGGATCGAAAGCGGCAAAGAAACGCTGAAATTCAGCTCCCTTGATCTCGGTGAGCTCATGAAGGGAATTGCCGAAACATTGGGGCCCCTGCTCGCGAACAAAAAAGCAGTTCTTAATTACGACCTTGGGGATATCAGGAGCATTGTGGCAGATGAAGGGAAGCTGAAACAGCTCCTGATCAACTTTATTGATAACTCGTTAACATTCTCTGACGAAGGGTGTATTATAGAGGTGTCGGCCAGGCGGAAGGATGCCATGCTTGAGATCACCATTGCTGATAACGGATGGGGCATTCCTGATGAGGACATCCCTCATCTTACCGAGCGTTTTTACCGCGGCAGACACGGCGACAGGGTAAAAGGCACCGGTCTTGGACTTGCGCTCTGCCATGAGATCCTCAGCATGCTTAATGGCAGCATGAACATTGCAAGCAGGCTCGGCGAGGGAACAAAAATAACAATGAGCATTCCATACAGGGAGGTTGTGTGA